In one Drosophila albomicans strain 15112-1751.03 chromosome X, ASM965048v2, whole genome shotgun sequence genomic region, the following are encoded:
- the LOC117571126 gene encoding uncharacterized protein LOC117571126, whose translation MLGKHTRLFKILFVIIFIKVFILLVLLCVNSSDIHRVSRGRTSKFINDLLIDRRQEPNLEERLKLIREEMPSFPLEELLRRPRSVMPNQCGEAPDFMNIVYHNEYWQELQIQNTSFYFFGAYYDDRKTVPKTPLVRLLTMINLYGSEGEVDYPIVYCQLWYKNQVEPLIVEAIDHKIVWIWGGASRRFFPTLISCPLPKPKGGKAEVPEMVSLVADRCDRAKNLLRVVHELPEPSEVQQSKSARRFMVCVKAMDFPYTDMSWRVIEWLEVLRMLGVDKVVFYDAQMHPNMTRVINDYKTNEPHFVELRPMSLGRGEPHSPRHFHHYAMSADGFNRILNEMIPYNDCFYRNMYKYDYVGIFDIDEVIMPLHNVTNWNDLIELGYRVPDYERDSKGCSDWASFCFRNAYFPRYPDRPKVFKQLPSYYYMLQHVERTAEHCDRYSAAKCLHSTKYAVGLHNHFPLYRAKTGECEPKSIPIEYAQLQHYREPDNKTRLINPVTDDNIWRFQPQLQQRVYAKYEKLGFLPNITQMQEAEEQRILDDEQKLREAISLT comes from the exons ATGTTGGGCAAACACACGCGACTCTTTAAGATACTTTTCGTGATAATTTTCATCAAGGTGTTCATATTGTTAGTGCTCCTTTGTGTCAACAGCTCCGATATACACCGCGTTAGTCGCGGTCGTACCTCAAAATTTATCAATGATTTACTCATTGACAGACGTCAAG AACCCAACTTGGAGGAGCGACTGAAGCTCATACGCGAAGAGATGCCATCGTTTCCACTCGAGGAGTTGCTGCGACGTCCTCGGAGCGTAATGCCAAATCAATGCGGTGAGGCGCCCGATTTCATGAACATCGTATATCACAATGAATACTGGCAAGAGCTGCAGATTCAGAATACGTCATTCTATTTCTTTGGCGCCTACTACGATGATCGTAAGACTGTCCCGAAGACGCCATTGGTCCGTCTGCTGACGATGATCAATCTGTATGGCTCCGAGGGTGAGGTCGATTATCCGATCGTCTATTGCCAGCTGTGGTACAAGAATCAAGTGGAGCCACTGATCGTCGAGGCCATCGATCACAAGATCGTTTGGATCTGGGGCGGTGCATCGCGTCGCTTCTTCCCGACGCTCATCAGCTGTCCGCTGCCAAAGCCGAAGGGCGGCAAAGCCGAGGTGCCCGAAATGGTGTCGCTGGTGGCCGATCGTTGCGATCGTGCCAAGAATCTGTTGCGCGTGGTGCACGAATTGCCGGAGCCATCGGAAGTGCAACAGAGCAAATCGGCTCGTCGATTTATGGTCTGTGTCAAGGCAATGGATTTCCCATACACGGATATGTCGTGGCGCGTCATCGAGTGGCTGGAAGTGCTGCGTATGCTGGGCGTCGATAAGGTTGTGTTCTATGACGCACAAATGCATCCGAATATGACGCGTGTGATCAACGATTATAAGACGAATGAACCGCACTTTGTCGAGCTGCGTCCGATGTCCTTGGGCCGCGGTGAACCGCATTCGCCTCGACACTTTCATCACTATGCCATGAGCGCGGACGGTTTCAATCGCATACTGAACGAGATGATACCCTACAACGATTGCTTTTACCGCAACATGTACAAGTACGATTACGTGGGTATCTTTGACATCGATGAGGTGATCATGCCGCTGCACAATGTCACCAATTGGAATGATTTGATTGAGCTCGGCTACCGTGTGCCCGACTACGAACGTGACTCAAAGGGTTGCTCGGATTGGGCCAGTTTCTGCTTTCGCAATGCCTACTTCCCACGTTATCCCGATCGACCGAAGGTCTTCAAGCAGCTACCCAGCTATTACTATATGCTGCAGCACGTGGAACGCACGGCTGAGCATTGTGATCGCTACTCGGCGGCCAAGTGTTTGCATTCCACCAAATATGCCGTGGGACTGCACAATCATTTTCCGCTGTACCGTGCCAAGACGGGGGAATGTGAACCGAAATCGATTCCAATTGAGTACGCGCAGTTGCAGCATTATCGCGAGCCCGATAATAAGACGCGTCTGATTAATCCGGTGACCGATGACAATATCTGGCGTTTTCAGCCGCAGTTGCAGCAACGCGTCTATGCCAAATACGAGAAACTCGGCTTTCTGCCCAACATCACTCAAATGCAGGAGGCCGAGGAGCAACGCATTCTCGACGATGAGCAAAAACTGCGTGAAGCAATATCCCTAACCTAA
- the LOC127565511 gene encoding uncharacterized protein LOC127565511 produces MANNDAPQDDAEVFHDTVTHGVDAVINRIAVKIPPFWPEHPELWLSQIEAQFVLAGITSDETKFNTILASIEAPVLARIADAIVNQPRTGKYENLKSCILERFCESEQKKIQKLISETDLGDKRPTQLLNELNALAANKVQESFLKALWLQRLPTQVQAILQASDASLANLAKLADKVMEVGDFHQVRTIDAKSAPTSSAVSDDRLDRIEQQINALSRNLSRKNSLRTDRNSVIAGDMCWYHSKFGNAAKKCRQPCSFASEPKN; encoded by the coding sequence ATGGCAAACAACGACGCCCCACAAGACGACGCCGAGGTTTTTCACGATACCGTTACTCACGGTGTTGACGCAGTTATCAACCGTATAGCTGTGAAAATACCGCCGTTTTGGCCCGAACACCCAGAATTATGGCTATCGCAAATCGAAGCCCAATTCGTTCTGGCGGGAATAACCTCGGACGAAACGAAATTTAACACAATCCTAGCGTCAATCGAAGCACCGGTGTTGGCCCGAATTGCCGACGCCATCGTCAACCAACCACGCACAGGCAAGtacgaaaatttgaaatcgtGCATCCTGGAACGCTTCTGCGAAAGCgaacaaaagaaaatccaGAAGTTAATATCGGAGACCGACCTTGGTGACAAGCGCCCCACGCAACTGCTCAACGAGTTAAACGCACTAGCCGCAAACAAAGTTCAAGAATCTTTTCTGAAAGCACTGTGGCTGCAGCGCTTACCAACACAAGTGCAAGCGATCTTGCAAGCATCGGACGCCAGCCTAGCAAACTTAGCTAAGTTGGCAGATAAAGTGATGGAAGTCGGTGATTTTCATCAGGTACGCACCATCGACGCCAAGTCGGCGCCAACCAGCAGCGCCGTTTCCGACGATCGTCTAGACCGCATCGAACAACAAATCAACGCGCTCTCCAGAAACCTTTCTCGCAAGAACAGCTTGCGAACGGATCGCAACAGCGTCATAGCTGGAGACATGTGTTGGTACCACAGCAAATTTGGTAACGCCGCCAAGAAATGTCGCCAACCATGCTCTTTTGCATCCGAACCAAAAAACTAA
- the LOC117577878 gene encoding eukaryotic translation initiation factor 4E1: MSNFYKMKNFANPKTMFKSCSNNDDFSTAPVQSCTASAPTSVSVSVTASVSVTPTEKSNESGHSGSSVICKSILNASACCSDESSPCSPSDSVMVEPLASDLSADEQEDKSNEDSDGNVQSVSKEPHHPLHSEWTLWYLEPDRSKSWEEMLHEVASFKTVENFWSLINHIKTPSEIKMGSDYCLFKKGIRPMWEDEANVKGGRWVITLNKTNKNDLDNFWLDTMLVLIGESCDYSAELCGAVVNIRKKNNKISIWTANGNNEEAALEIGGKLRDGLRMESAYVLQYQLHEDTMSQQGSLIKTIYTR; encoded by the coding sequence ATGTCGAACTTTTACAAGATGAAGAACTTTGCCAATCCCAAGACAATGTTCAAGTCGTGCTCCAACAACGATGATTTCTCCACAGCGCCGGTGCAAAGCTGCACCGCCTCCGCCCCtacctctgtctctgtctctgttacTGCATCGGTCTCTGTTACTCCCACCGAGAAGTCCAACGAATCTGGCCACAGTGGCAGCAGTGTTATCTGCAAAAGCATACTCAATGCATCCGCATGCTGCAGCGACGAGAGTTCTCCATGTTCTCCTAGTGATTCTGTAATGGTTGAACCATTGGCCAGCGATTTGAGTGCAGACGAGCAAGAGGACAAGAGCAATGAGGACAGCGATGGGAATGTGCAATCGGTATCCAAGGAGCCGCATCATCCGTTGCACAGCGAGTGGACGCTGTGGTATTTGGAGCCGGATCGCAGCAAGAGCTGGGAGGAGATGCTGCACGAGGTGGCCAGCTTCAAGACGGTTGAGAACTTTTGGAGCCTAATCAATCACATCAAGACACCGTCGGAGATCAAAATGGGCAGCGATTATTGTCTGTTCAAGAAGGGCATACGACCAATGTGGGAGGATGAGGCGAATGTTAAGGGCGGGCGTTGGGTGATCACACTCAACAAGACCAATAAGAATGATTTGGATAATTTTTGGCTGGACACAATGCTGGTGCTCATCGGCGAGAGCTGTGACTATTCGGCTGAGCTGTGCGGCGCCGTGGTCAACATACGTAAGAAGAACAATAAGATCTCGATTTGGACAGCAAATGGGAATAATGAGGAGGCTGCCTTGGAGATTGGTGGCAAATTACGCGATGGTCTACGCATGGAGAGCGCCTATGTGCTTCAGTATCAACTGCACGAGGATACAATGTCTCAGCAGGGTTCCTTGATCAAAACCATCTACACACGTTAG